One window of the Terriglobales bacterium genome contains the following:
- a CDS encoding RluA family pseudouridine synthase, whose product MPHQYRSTHEDAGRRLDQFLVTHLPEVSRVRVQQLIEQQKVLVNGQQAKPSFRLRGGEQIQVLGPVELPKLRAIAEEIPLDIVYEDDDIAVIHKPAGMMVHAGAGATESVRNRGTLVNALLHHFSTLSRLGGELRPGIVHRLDKETSGLMVVAKNDVAHRRLAEQFADRKVKKQYIALVHGWIREDGGTVNTAIRRDQIRRARMTTRRSGGRAAITHYRARERFTTRYGKFSLLELNIDTGRTHQIRVHLASLGHPVVGDTLYGAPRQLAAESGRRRTPSEAADRIATLPRNFLHAAALEFLHPRSGAQQAFSRPLPEELESFLSVLRKSAR is encoded by the coding sequence ATGCCGCACCAATACCGCTCCACCCACGAAGATGCCGGCAGGCGACTCGACCAATTCCTGGTAACCCACCTTCCTGAGGTCAGTCGGGTTCGCGTACAACAGCTCATCGAGCAGCAGAAAGTCCTGGTCAACGGCCAACAAGCCAAGCCCTCGTTCCGCCTTCGCGGCGGCGAACAGATCCAGGTGCTGGGACCGGTTGAACTGCCGAAGTTGCGCGCCATCGCAGAGGAAATTCCCCTCGATATCGTCTATGAGGACGATGACATTGCTGTTATCCATAAGCCGGCCGGGATGATGGTCCACGCCGGAGCCGGCGCCACAGAGAGCGTGCGCAATCGCGGGACCCTGGTCAACGCGCTGTTGCATCATTTCTCAACTCTGTCGCGCCTAGGCGGCGAACTGCGTCCCGGTATTGTTCATCGCCTCGATAAGGAAACCAGCGGCTTGATGGTGGTGGCAAAGAACGACGTAGCGCATCGCCGTTTGGCAGAACAGTTTGCCGACCGGAAGGTGAAGAAACAATACATCGCGCTGGTACACGGGTGGATAAGAGAAGACGGCGGCACCGTAAACACCGCCATTCGTCGTGATCAGATTCGCCGAGCGCGCATGACTACGCGGCGTAGTGGCGGCCGCGCAGCGATAACTCATTACCGGGCGCGCGAGCGGTTCACCACACGCTACGGCAAGTTCAGCCTGCTGGAACTTAATATTGATACCGGAAGAACCCACCAGATCCGCGTGCACCTGGCTTCACTTGGCCATCCCGTGGTGGGCGATACGCTTTATGGCGCTCCGCGGCAGCTTGCCGCCGAGTCTGGACGCCGCCGCACACCTAGCGAAGCCGCCGACCGCATTGCCACACTGCCTCGGAACTTCCTGCACGCTGCGGCGCTGGAATTTCTTCATCCCCGGAGTGGCGCACAGCAAGCCTTTTCCCGGCCCCTGCCCGAAGAGCTCGAAAGTTTTCTCTCAGTCTTAAGGAAATCTGCTCGCTGA
- the lgt gene encoding prolipoprotein diacylglyceryl transferase: protein MFPRIFSIGNFSLPTYGLLVALGVLVGLWMSVHIARRQGMDPEKIWNLGILVVLCGIVGAKVLLIINDWSYYTANPRAIFSLSTLQAGGVFSGGFLAALMAAAWYIRRNHLPALATCDTFAPGLALGHSIGRLGCFAAGCCWGKHTDAPWGVTFTNPLSHALVGTPLGVPLEPTQLFESAVELVNFFILYWLIRHKRFDGQIIGAYMFLYGFARYFLEFLRDDPGRGSVFGGAMTGTQLISILLVIAGGALWLRRRSAPQTVVAGAAR from the coding sequence GTGTTCCCCAGAATCTTCAGCATCGGAAATTTCAGTCTTCCCACCTACGGGCTCCTGGTGGCCTTGGGGGTACTCGTAGGATTGTGGATGAGCGTGCACATCGCCCGCCGCCAGGGCATGGATCCAGAGAAGATCTGGAATCTCGGCATCCTCGTAGTGCTCTGCGGAATTGTTGGGGCCAAGGTATTGCTGATCATCAACGATTGGAGCTACTACACGGCCAATCCACGGGCAATCTTCAGCCTGAGCACGCTTCAGGCCGGGGGAGTTTTTTCTGGCGGATTTTTGGCGGCGCTGATGGCCGCTGCTTGGTACATCCGCCGGAACCACCTGCCGGCGCTCGCCACCTGTGACACCTTCGCGCCCGGCCTGGCACTGGGACATTCCATTGGCCGTCTAGGTTGCTTTGCCGCGGGCTGTTGCTGGGGCAAGCACACCGACGCCCCATGGGGTGTGACCTTTACCAATCCTCTCTCCCATGCTTTGGTGGGAACGCCGTTGGGAGTTCCGCTGGAACCGACGCAACTGTTTGAATCAGCCGTCGAGTTGGTGAACTTTTTTATTCTTTACTGGCTGATTCGTCACAAGAGGTTCGACGGACAGATCATTGGCGCCTACATGTTCCTCTACGGATTCGCGCGTTACTTTCTGGAATTTCTGCGCGATGATCCCGGGCGCGGATCGGTATTCGGCGGCGCGATGACCGGCACCCAGTTGATTTCGATCTTACTGGTCATCGCCGGAGGGGCACTGTGGCTGCGTCGTCGCTCAGCGCCACAAACGGTTGTGGCCGGCGCCGCTCGCTGA
- a CDS encoding cell division protein ZapA has protein sequence MQHAVKEQPAAPATNSVRVEIFDQAYNLRGSDPDYISRLAEYVDGKMRAVAEQTSTVDSLRLAVLAALNIADEYHILKRKFESTGGDYVQRAQHLSSALDEVLQEKFRERTA, from the coding sequence ATGCAACACGCCGTCAAAGAACAACCGGCAGCTCCCGCCACCAACAGTGTGCGGGTGGAGATTTTTGACCAGGCATATAACTTGCGCGGCTCCGATCCCGACTACATTTCTCGGCTCGCCGAATACGTGGATGGCAAGATGCGCGCCGTCGCCGAGCAAACTTCTACGGTTGATTCTCTGCGTCTGGCCGTGCTCGCAGCCCTCAACATTGCCGACGAGTACCACATTCTGAAACGCAAGTTCGAAAGCACTGGCGGGGACTACGTGCAGCGCGCGCAACATCTTTCCAGCGCGTTAGACGAAGTGCTGCAGGAAAAATTCCGCGAGCGCACCGCCTGA
- a CDS encoding phenylalanine--tRNA ligase subunit beta → MKISPHWLREFVNPKVDDRQLANDLTLAGVAVESIAEDGIFEMEITTNRPDCMNHHGVAREASAIYDLPLKPVETRLPKPIGKASFPVEIEDTQGCARYTARILRNLKIGPSPKRISERLTTLGQRSINSAADATNYALWEMGHPTHAFDLDLLQGKIIVRRGRSGETLKTLDGVDRKLSPEDLVIADAKRPVALAGVMGGFDTMISERTKNVLIEAAWFDPVSVRRSSRRHGLHTDASHRFERGADFAATSVACARVAGLIIDSAGGELGGEEIDVIARRIEPPMVALSHGEIRRILGRDFSDDEVTRILRRLGFAVTPGRARAATVSSAPPHGTGGLHAAIAEQVFDFTVHVPSWRLDVRQEVDLLEELARIYGFDRFPNTLPAFVGSVKEAPHAAQDDRMRALLLALGYNEAISLTFIGREDAQKFSPAPAVELENPINEEAPLLRNSLLPGMLDMLAWNLNHGNSNVRLFEAGNIFEQAGAPVRERRQISLSAVGNAEEPIPHLPPRPYSFFDLKGDVETLLARFEYKALRYDANAADYYHPGRSARAVMDGAIVARFGQLHPEIAANKKLRLPAGTEGVYIAELYLDRLYEHALRQPQYQPLPRFPAVERDFSFVLDDAVTFERVRASVDTLNIPELRSFVPIEIFRGGAIPAGRYSLLLRATFQSSERTLREDEISRWSAQIVAALQSLGGTLRAQ, encoded by the coding sequence ATGAAGATCTCTCCTCATTGGCTGCGCGAGTTCGTCAACCCGAAGGTTGACGACCGCCAACTTGCCAACGACCTTACCCTCGCCGGGGTGGCCGTGGAATCCATCGCCGAAGACGGCATTTTCGAGATGGAGATCACCACCAACCGGCCAGACTGCATGAACCATCACGGGGTGGCGCGTGAGGCCTCGGCCATCTACGATTTACCGCTCAAGCCCGTCGAGACGCGACTCCCCAAACCGATCGGCAAAGCGTCGTTTCCTGTCGAGATAGAAGACACCCAGGGCTGCGCGCGTTACACCGCTCGCATCCTGCGCAACCTGAAAATCGGGCCATCGCCAAAGCGAATCTCCGAGCGACTCACCACCCTCGGCCAGCGCAGCATTAATAGCGCGGCCGATGCTACCAATTACGCGCTTTGGGAGATGGGCCATCCCACGCATGCTTTTGATCTCGACCTGCTGCAAGGAAAGATCATCGTCCGCCGTGGCCGTTCGGGCGAGACCCTGAAAACCCTGGACGGCGTGGACCGCAAGCTTTCTCCCGAAGACCTGGTGATCGCCGACGCGAAACGCCCGGTGGCGCTGGCCGGCGTCATGGGCGGATTCGACACCATGATCAGCGAGCGGACAAAAAACGTGCTCATCGAGGCCGCCTGGTTCGACCCGGTCAGTGTTCGCCGGAGTTCGCGGCGTCATGGATTGCACACCGATGCCTCGCATCGCTTCGAGCGAGGCGCCGATTTCGCTGCGACATCCGTGGCGTGTGCGCGGGTAGCCGGGCTGATTATTGATTCTGCAGGAGGGGAGCTCGGAGGCGAAGAAATCGATGTCATCGCCCGCCGGATCGAGCCGCCAATGGTCGCGCTCAGCCACGGCGAGATACGCCGCATTTTAGGTCGCGACTTCAGTGATGACGAGGTCACCCGCATTCTCCGCCGCCTCGGCTTTGCCGTAACTCCAGGCCGGGCGCGTGCAGCCACCGTCAGCTCCGCTCCACCTCACGGCACCGGCGGGCTTCATGCCGCTATTGCTGAGCAGGTATTCGATTTCACTGTCCACGTTCCCAGTTGGCGGCTCGACGTGCGGCAAGAAGTTGACCTGCTCGAAGAGCTCGCCCGCATCTACGGCTTCGACCGCTTCCCCAATACCTTGCCGGCTTTTGTCGGGTCGGTAAAAGAAGCCCCCCATGCCGCCCAAGACGACCGTATGCGCGCTCTCTTGCTGGCCTTGGGCTACAACGAAGCCATCTCGCTGACATTTATCGGAAGAGAAGACGCACAGAAGTTTTCGCCGGCACCCGCGGTCGAACTGGAAAACCCCATCAACGAGGAGGCGCCGCTTTTACGCAACTCGCTGCTTCCTGGAATGCTGGATATGCTTGCCTGGAACCTGAATCACGGCAACAGCAATGTCCGCCTGTTCGAGGCCGGCAATATCTTTGAGCAAGCCGGAGCTCCAGTCCGTGAGCGCCGGCAGATATCTCTGAGTGCCGTCGGTAATGCGGAAGAGCCGATTCCGCACCTACCCCCGAGGCCTTACTCGTTTTTTGATTTGAAAGGCGATGTTGAGACCTTGCTCGCCCGCTTCGAGTACAAGGCGCTTCGTTACGATGCCAATGCGGCCGACTACTATCATCCAGGACGTTCAGCCCGGGCGGTGATGGATGGCGCCATCGTGGCCCGCTTCGGCCAGCTGCATCCCGAAATTGCTGCCAACAAAAAGTTGCGGCTGCCTGCGGGAACTGAAGGCGTTTACATTGCCGAACTCTACCTGGATCGCCTCTACGAGCACGCGCTACGCCAGCCGCAATACCAGCCGCTGCCTCGCTTCCCTGCGGTGGAACGCGACTTCTCTTTCGTGCTCGATGACGCGGTCACATTCGAGAGAGTGCGTGCCTCAGTGGACACACTGAACATTCCCGAACTGCGCAGCTTCGTGCCCATCGAAATCTTCCGTGGCGGCGCGATTCCCGCAGGCAGGTATTCGCTGCTGCTTCGCGCCACTTTCCAATCCAGCGAGCGCACCTTGCGCGAGGACGAAATCTCGCGCTGGTCGGCGCAGATTGTGGCCGCCCTGCAGTCCCTGGGCGGGACTTTGCGCGCACAATAG
- the pheS gene encoding phenylalanine--tRNA ligase subunit alpha: MPYTVHKLTDYSPAALDKAVAELISALEKEAATVSSEAEVKAFRDRWLARKNGILTQVNDLWLKPAPADAKREIGRRVNELRAKVEEVVNAVQQKTAQGAGSRAASEALDITLPGIHRPLGAKHPILRAMDDIVGVFKAMGYSVEEGPEVETDYYNFEALNFPPDHPARDSQDTIFIANQQSKPPRDRLLLRTHTSPVQIRSMQKYPPPIRIICPGKVHRHDTPDASHSPLFHQIEGLAVDTNITFSDLKGTLDHAMKALFGSSVKTRFYPSFFPFTEPSADVQISCPFCGGKGCRTCKQSGWIELLGCGMVHPNVFEFVKNNGYDPQKISGFAFGMGIDRIAMLKYGIDDIQLLFQGDVRFLEQFA; this comes from the coding sequence GTGCCATACACCGTTCACAAGCTGACCGATTACTCTCCCGCGGCGCTGGACAAAGCCGTGGCCGAGTTGATCTCCGCCTTGGAAAAAGAAGCGGCCACAGTGTCCAGCGAAGCCGAAGTGAAAGCGTTCCGCGATCGCTGGCTGGCGCGCAAAAACGGAATCCTCACCCAGGTCAACGATCTTTGGCTGAAGCCGGCGCCAGCAGACGCCAAGCGCGAGATTGGCCGCCGGGTGAACGAGCTCAGAGCCAAAGTCGAAGAGGTGGTCAATGCAGTCCAGCAAAAAACGGCCCAAGGGGCAGGTTCTCGCGCTGCTTCTGAAGCTCTCGACATCACACTTCCCGGCATTCACCGGCCCCTCGGCGCAAAGCACCCCATACTGCGAGCCATGGATGACATCGTAGGCGTATTCAAAGCTATGGGCTACTCTGTAGAAGAAGGTCCAGAAGTAGAGACCGACTACTACAACTTCGAGGCGCTGAATTTTCCGCCTGACCATCCGGCGCGCGATTCGCAAGACACCATCTTCATCGCCAACCAGCAATCGAAGCCTCCGCGCGATCGCCTGCTACTGCGAACGCACACTTCGCCAGTGCAGATTCGCAGCATGCAGAAGTATCCGCCGCCCATTCGCATCATCTGCCCGGGAAAAGTCCATCGCCATGACACGCCCGACGCCAGTCATTCGCCGTTGTTTCATCAGATCGAGGGTCTGGCCGTAGATACCAACATCACCTTCAGCGACCTGAAAGGCACGCTTGACCACGCCATGAAGGCGCTATTTGGCTCCAGCGTGAAGACGCGGTTTTATCCCTCGTTCTTCCCTTTTACTGAACCCAGCGCTGATGTGCAGATCAGTTGTCCGTTTTGCGGCGGAAAAGGATGCCGCACCTGCAAGCAGAGTGGCTGGATCGAGCTGCTGGGTTGCGGCATGGTGCACCCTAACGTCTTCGAATTCGTTAAAAATAATGGCTACGATCCGCAGAAGATTAGCGGCTTTGCCTTTGGCATGGGCATTGACCGCATTGCCATGCTGAAGTACGGAATTGATGACATCCAACTGCTGTTCCAGGGAGATGTTCGTTTTCTGGAACAGTTTGCGTAA
- the rplT gene encoding 50S ribosomal protein L20 has protein sequence MPRVKRGTKRRAKRKKILDRASGYFLTKSKLYRSAKESVERGLKFAYAGRRQKKRQYRSLWIVRIGAAAKLSGMNYSQLINGLKKSGVELDRKILADLAVNDPGAFKSLAEQAKGALGGAA, from the coding sequence ATGCCTCGTGTAAAACGTGGAACCAAACGACGCGCCAAGCGCAAAAAGATTCTTGATCGGGCGAGTGGCTATTTTCTAACCAAATCCAAGCTCTATCGTTCCGCCAAAGAGTCGGTGGAGCGCGGGTTGAAGTTCGCCTATGCCGGTCGCCGTCAGAAAAAACGCCAGTACCGTTCTCTGTGGATCGTTCGCATTGGCGCTGCTGCCAAGCTCAGTGGCATGAACTACAGCCAACTGATTAACGGCCTGAAGAAAAGCGGCGTGGAACTGGACCGCAAGATCCTGGCCGACCTGGCGGTCAACGATCCCGGTGCCTTTAAAAGCCTCGCCGAGCAGGCGAAGGGCGCTCTCGGTGGGGCAGCGTAA
- the rpmI gene encoding 50S ribosomal protein L35 yields MPKLKTHKGAAKRFKKTGTGKVKRGHSHLRHILTSKAKKRKRKLGAQTLVDPADAPKVKRMIPY; encoded by the coding sequence ATGCCGAAGTTGAAGACTCATAAGGGCGCTGCCAAGCGCTTTAAGAAGACGGGAACAGGAAAGGTGAAGCGCGGCCATTCGCACCTGCGACACATCCTGACCTCGAAGGCGAAGAAACGTAAACGCAAGTTGGGGGCACAGACGCTGGTTGATCCCGCGGATGCCCCAAAAGTAAAACGCATGATCCCGTACTAA
- the infC gene encoding translation initiation factor IF-3 — protein sequence MDKRFIRTNERIRAREIRVIGDDGGQVGVMPPFEALKLARQQNLDLVEISASANPPVCRIMDYGKYLYQQEKKEREAKKHQKVITVKEVKFRINVDEHDYQTKKNHVLRFLDEGDKVKATIFFRGREMTRTGLGREILERLIKDVDEKGVVEFRPRQEGNTLHAILAPKKGGGSASSPQPRAQA from the coding sequence ATCGATAAACGTTTTATCCGCACCAATGAGCGCATCCGCGCCCGTGAAATCAGAGTAATTGGCGATGACGGTGGGCAAGTCGGGGTTATGCCACCCTTCGAAGCGCTGAAATTAGCACGACAACAGAACCTGGACCTGGTTGAGATTTCCGCGTCGGCAAATCCGCCCGTCTGTCGCATCATGGATTACGGCAAGTATCTCTATCAGCAGGAAAAAAAGGAGCGCGAGGCCAAGAAGCACCAGAAAGTCATCACCGTAAAGGAAGTCAAGTTCCGCATCAATGTGGACGAGCACGACTATCAGACTAAGAAGAACCATGTGCTGCGCTTCCTGGACGAAGGTGACAAGGTAAAGGCGACAATCTTCTTCCGTGGCCGCGAAATGACGCGCACCGGCCTGGGTCGCGAAATCCTGGAGCGCCTGATCAAGGACGTTGATGAGAAGGGCGTCGTCGAGTTTCGTCCTCGTCAGGAAGGCAATACGCTGCACGCGATCCTGGCGCCCAAAAAGGGCGGCGGCTCAGCATCGTCGCCGCAACCTCGGGCACAAGCGTAG
- the mtaB gene encoding tRNA (N(6)-L-threonylcarbamoyladenosine(37)-C(2))-methylthiotransferase MtaB, which produces MSSFYVENFGCRATQADGAAIEQQLRAQGLDRALISTQAEVVVLNTCTVTAAADHDARAAIRRIHRQNPNCQILVTGCYAQRAPEETASLPGVRWVVGNSHKHQVAEIVAKGIAGNGLARPGSSFVPLSSVRPQSPASSIVVEDIFAHTELMAAPVFDALSERTRPNLKVQDGCNNRCSFCVIPSVRGRSRSLRLEDVLRQINQLVESGYREVVISGINLGRWGRDLLPQMRFEGLVEAILQDTDLQRLRLSSIEPMDWSDELIALVAGSPRVAKHAHAPLQSGSDRILRAMHRKYRPWHYRDRVFKIRAAIPDAAIGADVMVGFPGESDADFEQTRSLIEELPFTYLHVFTYSSRPGTPSEKMGAQVPAPVAHQRNRVLRELAATKKLEFQRSFVGGTLEAITLGVVRGEYTEALTHNYLKLQLKGHHQPNLCINAQIAGISGDSLLGEISSVL; this is translated from the coding sequence GTGTCGAGCTTCTATGTGGAGAACTTCGGCTGCCGCGCCACCCAGGCGGATGGCGCCGCCATTGAGCAGCAACTGCGCGCCCAAGGGCTCGACCGGGCCTTGATTTCCACCCAAGCCGAGGTAGTGGTCCTCAATACCTGTACCGTAACCGCCGCCGCAGATCACGACGCCCGTGCGGCCATCCGGCGCATTCACCGCCAGAACCCCAACTGCCAAATACTGGTAACTGGCTGCTACGCCCAACGTGCCCCGGAGGAAACTGCATCGCTGCCGGGGGTCCGCTGGGTAGTGGGTAATTCGCACAAGCACCAGGTGGCCGAAATTGTTGCTAAGGGTATTGCTGGCAACGGTCTTGCGCGCCCCGGCAGTAGCTTCGTTCCGCTGAGCTCGGTGCGGCCGCAGTCCCCGGCAAGCAGCATCGTGGTGGAGGACATTTTCGCCCATACGGAGTTAATGGCGGCTCCCGTCTTCGATGCTCTATCCGAACGTACCCGGCCCAACCTGAAGGTCCAAGATGGCTGTAATAACCGCTGTTCTTTCTGCGTGATCCCTTCCGTTCGGGGCCGCAGCCGGTCCCTCCGTTTAGAGGATGTGCTTCGCCAGATAAACCAGTTGGTGGAGTCCGGCTATCGCGAGGTGGTCATCTCCGGCATTAACCTGGGACGCTGGGGGCGAGATCTGCTCCCGCAGATGCGCTTTGAAGGCCTGGTGGAGGCCATCCTGCAAGACACCGACCTCCAGAGACTACGGTTAAGTTCCATTGAGCCCATGGATTGGAGCGATGAGCTTATTGCGCTGGTTGCCGGTTCGCCGCGTGTCGCCAAGCACGCTCATGCACCCTTGCAGTCCGGCAGTGATCGCATCCTGCGTGCGATGCACCGCAAGTACCGGCCCTGGCACTATCGCGACCGGGTATTCAAAATTCGAGCGGCTATACCGGATGCTGCCATCGGAGCCGACGTAATGGTCGGCTTCCCTGGCGAAAGCGATGCAGACTTCGAGCAGACACGTAGCTTGATTGAAGAGCTGCCGTTCACCTACCTGCACGTGTTCACCTATTCATCGCGACCGGGTACGCCTTCGGAAAAGATGGGCGCTCAAGTCCCAGCCCCGGTTGCGCACCAGCGCAATCGTGTCCTACGGGAATTGGCGGCCACCAAGAAGTTGGAATTCCAGCGCTCGTTTGTGGGTGGGACTCTGGAAGCCATCACTCTCGGTGTCGTTCGCGGTGAGTACACGGAAGCCCTCACCCATAACTACCTCAAGCTACAACTGAAAGGGCACCACCAGCCTAACCTTTGCATCAACGCACAGATCGCCGGAATTAGCGGCGATTCCCTGCTCGGTGAAATTTCCAGCGTGCTATAA